A single Mus caroli chromosome 15, CAROLI_EIJ_v1.1, whole genome shotgun sequence DNA region contains:
- the Galr3 gene encoding galanin receptor type 3 produces the protein MADIQNISLDSPGSIGAVAVPVVFALIFLLGMVGNGLVLAVLLQPGPSAWQEPGSTTDLFILNLAVADLCFILCCVPFQAAIYTLDAWFFGAFVCKTVHLLIYLTMYASSFTLAAVSVDRYLAVRHPLRSRALRTPRNARAAVGLVWLLAALFSAPYLSYYGTVRYGALELCVPAWEDARRRALDVATFAAGYLLPVTVVSLAYGRTLCFLWAAVGPSGAAAAEARRRATGRAGRAMLAVAALYALCWGPHHALILCFWYGRFAFSPATYACRLASHCLAYANSCLNPLVYSLASRHFRARFRRLWPCGHRRHRHHHHHHRLHRALRRVQPASSGPAGYPGDARPRGWSMEPRGDALRGGETGLTLSARGPQ, from the exons ATGGCTGACATCCAGAACATTTCACTGGACAGCCCAGGGAGCATAGGGGCTGTGGCAGTGCCGGTGGTCTTTGCCCTCATCTTCCTGTTGGGCATGGTGGGTAATGGGCTGGTGTTGGCAGTGCTTCTGCAGCCTGGCCCAAGTGCCTGGCAGGAACCGGGCAGTACCACGGATCTCTTCATCCTCAACTTGGCGGTGGCCGACCTTTGCTTCATCCTGTGCTGCGTGCCCTTCCAGGCGGCCATCTACACACTGGATGCCTGGTTCTTTGGGGCTTTCGTGTGCAAGACGGTACATCTGCTCATCTACCTCACCATGTATGCCAGCAGCTTCACCTTGGCGGCCGTCTCAGTGGATAG GTACCTGGCTGTGCGACACCCGCTGCGCTCCCGGGCCCTCCGTACCCCGCGCAACGCGCGCGCCGCCGTGGGGCTCGTGTGGCTGCTGGCGGCGCTCTTTTCCGCGCCCTACCTAAGCTACTACGGCACGGTGCGCTACGGCGCGCTCGAGCTCTGCGTGCCCGCCTGGGAGGATGCGCGGCGGCGCGCGCTGGACGTGGCCACCTTCGCCGCAGGCTACCTGCTGCCGGTGACCGTGGTGAGCCTGGCCTACGGGCGCACGCTGTGCTTCCTGTGGGCCGCCGTGGGTCCCTCGGGCGCGGCGGCGGCAGAGGCACGCAGACGGGCAACCGGCCGCGCGGGGCGCGCCATGCTGGCGGTGGCCGCGCTCTACGCGCTCTGCTGGGGCCCGCACCACGCGCTCATCCTCTGCTTCTGGTACGGCCGCTTCGCCTTCAGCCCGGCCACCTACGCCTGTCGTCTGGCTTCACACTGCCTCGCCTACGCCAACTCCTGCCTCAACCCGCTCGTCTACTCGCTCGCCTCCCGCCACTTCCGCGCGCGCTTCCGCCGCCTGTGGCCCTGCGGCcaccgccgccaccgccaccaccaccaccaccaccgccttCATCGAGCCCTCCGTCGTGTCCAGCCGGCGTCTTCGGGCCCCGCCGGCTATCCTGGCGACGCCAGACCTCGCGGTTGGAGTATGGAGCCCAGAGGGGATGCCCTGCGCGGTGGAGAGACTGGATTAACCCTGTCCGCCAGGGGACCGCAATAA